A genomic region of Rhipicephalus sanguineus isolate Rsan-2018 chromosome 1, BIME_Rsan_1.4, whole genome shotgun sequence contains the following coding sequences:
- the LOC119388173 gene encoding uncharacterized protein LOC119388173 — protein MTRQAAEQTGDQTRGRLRLADQSLIDRGYAISCVAATTLRYIRSSIHGDTRGASAMWMPHARDHDRDGNSARSPPSLVQEATCSCLLPAVCLHLRRAYELHSRVSDAPMESWKGASGYREFQFHRLAKEAVVVISHFSNE, from the exons ATGACGAGACAGGCGGCGGAGCAGACCGGTGACCAAACGAGAGGCCGACTTCGACTGGCGGATCAAAGCTTGATCGACAGAGGCTACGCGATTTCCTGCGTGGCGGCCACCACACTGCGATACATCCGTAGCAGCATCCACGGCGACACGAGAGGAGCCAGTGCCATGTGGATGCCTCACGCAAGGGATCACGACAGAGATG GTAATAGTGCTAGGAGTCCACCATCCCTAGTCCAAGAAGCCACCTGCTCCTGTCTACTACCAGCTGTTTGCCTGCACCTACGTCGAGCCTACGAGCTGCACAGCAGAGTGAGTGATGCACCGATGGAAAGCTGGAAAGGAGCAAGTGGCTATCGGGAATTTCAGTTTCACCGACTGGCCAAGGAAGCTGTTGTGGTTATATCGCACTTCTCCAACGAGTGA